The window ACCGGAGATCCGACCTTGGACTGTGCGCTGGAACTACTCCGCAGGCGGGGTGCTCCAGTACGCGCTGTGAACTGGATCGGCGGACCCCGACTGGGGCTGCGCCAGACATATCTCTCGCATCTGGAGCGGTGCGGCATGGTGCATGCCGTGGCGGGACAGATGTGCGGGGTGCTTCCGACGACTCGCTATCAGGCGACGGACACGGAGATCAGCCGGGAGATCAGGGCCCGGCTGGACAGCGCGATCCGCACCGGCGTACCGCCGGACCCGCGGACCGCCGCGCTGGCCGCGCTGGCGCACGCCGTCGGCCTGGGCAAGCACCTCTACCCGGGGAACGAAGGGCGTTCGTCTCGCTCCCGTCTCCGGGACCTGATCAGGCACGACCCCATGGGCGGCCTCGTGGCGCACGCCGTGATGGACGTCCAGAACGGTGTGGCCGCTCAGCCACGCCGCAGCCCGGCACCGGCCGGCCGTCAGGCCGCCCCCGGAGCCAGGCCCGCACCGGAGCCCGCCAGGGGCGTCCCGATGCAACCGCGCCGCGGTTCGATGGCGCGTGCCGTGGCTCACTGAGCCGCAGTCCCACGGCACTCGCCGGCACGACCGCGGCACTGCAGGACCCGTAGGACCAGCAGGACCCGACAACCGCAGCACCCACCGTGCAGCACGCATCGCGCGTCACGCACGTCAGCGCCGCACCGACGTCCCCAAGACCCGGTTCGGGAGCCGCTGGGCCGCGCGGGGCGGTGGGCCGTACGTCCGGACGACGACACGGCCCACCGCCCCGCGCGTCCGCATGTCCACTCATGTGCCGCCAAGCCGTATGTATCGCAACGTCACGTGTCTCCACGTACAACCGCGCGTCTCATCACACTTCTCACCACTCTTCCACGCAAGGTGGCGTGAGGTGGCGACAAGTGGCGGGTACGCACGGCATATCCGCTGTTTCCCAGCGGTAGCAAGCACCTTGGTGGCAATCTGCTCAACAGCAGATACGCAAAGTACAGACAGTACGCAGCCGGAGGTGCACGTCCCGTGGCGTCCAATGTCAATCCCACCGTCAGGCGACGCCGGTTGGGCCAGGAGCTGCGCCGGCTCCGCGAGCTCAAGGGCATGACGGCAGAAGAAGTGGCCGAGCGGCTGCTTGTCTCGCAGTCGAAGATCAGCCGCCTGGAGAACGGGCGGCGCAGCATCAGCCAGCGCGACGTCCGTGATCTGTGCGGGGTGTACGAGGTCGAGGACGTCCGGATCGTCGATTCGCTGATGCAGATGGCCAAGGACTCGCGCCAGCAGGGCTGGTGGCACTCCTTCGGCGACATCCCGTACAGCGTCTACATCGGTCTGGAGACGGACGCGGCGAGCCTGCGCGTGTACGACCCGCTGGTCGTCCCGGGCCTGCTGCAGACCCGTCCGTACGCCGAGTCCCTGATCCAGGGCGCGCTCCCGGAGGCGGCTCCCGGCGACATCGAGAAGCGCGTACAGGTACGGCTGCGGCGACAGGAACGTATCTCCGACCTGGAGAACCCGCTGCGGCTGTGGGCCGTGCTGGACGAGGCCGCGCTGCGCCGGACCGTCGGCAACAAGCAGGTGATGATCGAGCAGTTGGAGCATCTCGTCGAGATGTCCCACGTGCCGCATGTGACGGTCCAGGTCATTCCGTTCACCATGGGCGCCCACCCCGGGGTCAGCGGGCAGTACGCGATCCTCGAGTTCCCGGACGCGGCCGACTCCAGCGTGGTCTACATCGAGGGCGTCACCAGCGACCTGTACCTGGAGAAGGCGAACGACGTCCAGAAGTACAGCGTCATGTACGAGCACCTGCGGGCGCAGGCCCTGAACGCGGACCAGTCCCGGGAGTTCATCGCGGACGTCGCCAAGGACTACGCCACCGAAGCGATGTCCTGAGGCAGGGCGCCACCGGTGGGACAGGGCGTCACCGAGTGGCGCACGAGGCGGTGTTGGGCCGATTTCCACCGCTCCCGGCGAGAGGGCGCCGGACAATACACCCTCGCGGTATCTCGACGGAAGACTCCACTGGTATATGCCACCCGGTCGAGTGAATAGTCGCTTCGTACGCCGATGTTGGCGAGTAGCGTCGATCACGCCAAGCAGCAACAACCTTGGCGCAATCCGAACCGTGGGTTCCGGAACGAACCCGCAGTGCGGTGACAGCAACTCAGCAACTGGCTACCGGAGCGAACATGGCAATCAAGCAAGGCGCCACGGATACGTGGACGAAGTCCTCGTACTCCCAAGGCAACGGCGCGTGCGTCGAGGTCAAGTCCCCCGTCCTGACGGCGCTGGCCGTCCGCGACTCCAAGGTCCACGAGGGTCCGACGCTGGCCTTCGCGGCCGGCTCGTGGAACGCCTTCGTGGCAGAGGTGAGCCGGGGCACCGTCTGACCCCACCACCGGATGCCTCGCGCAGCACGAGCACCAACGCGGCAAGAGCACCGACAACGGGATCGACAACTGCTCCGAACAACCGGATCAACAACTGCACAAGCACCACGAAAGAGCCCTCTCGACCGGCCCGCCGTCCTGGCCGAGGGGGCTCGGCCTTTTCCGGATTTCCCATCCTTCAAGACCTCCAAAGATGATCAGTTCCCCTAACTGTTCGCAAACCGCTCCGACCTTCAACCGACCGTTCCCGTTCGATTACAGTGCTGGACTGTCGGCCGTACCGACGGAATCGGCACGGGAGCGGATCGGGATCTGTAGGAGGCCTCGGTGGGTGCGACAGCCGGTGCCGTCTGGGGCCGTGCCGAACAGCAGGACTTCCGCAGCCGGGTGCGTGGCACGCTCCTCGGCGCGGCCGTCGGGGACACGCTGGGCTCGCCCGTCGCGGGTCTGTCGATGGACGGGATCCGCGAGGCGCACGGGGCTCAGGGGCTCACTGATCTGGCCTTCGGGCACGGCAGACGCGGAGCCGTCTCCCATCTCACGCAGCTGACGCTGTTCTCCATGGACGGGCTGATAAGGGCCCAGGTGCGCCGGGACACCGGAGCCTGGCACCCGCCGACGGACCTGCACCGGGCATATCTGCGGTGGGCCGCCACACAGCGCGACTGGGGTCCCGACGAGCGGCGCAAGGAGGACGGCTGGCTGGCCCGCGAGGAGTGGCTGTACGCCCGGCGTGAGCCCCCGCGCGCCTGTCTGGTGGGGCTCGGCGACGAGATGATGGGGACGCTCGACGCGCCCAAGAACCCCGATGAGCGGGGCCCGGAGGCGGCGGTCCGCTCCGCGCCCTTCGGGCTGCTCGTCGGCTGGGAGCCGCAGCTGGTGATGCAGCTCGCGGTGGAGTGCGCCGCACAGACCCACGGGCATCCGACGGCCTACCTGTCGGCGGGGGCGTACGCCGTCGTGGTGCACGGTCTGGCGCGCGGTGAGAGCCTCGACGCGGCCGTCCAGCGGGCGCTGCAGCTGCTCGCCGGGCGCCCGGGGCACCAGCCCGTCGCGGACGCGCTCCAGCAGGCGCTGGGGGCCGTACGGCAGGGCATGCCCACTCCGGCCCGGGTCGAGGACCTGGCCGGGGCCGGTACGGCGGAGGGGCTGCTCTCGGTCGCCGTCTACTGCGCCCTGGTGGGCGAGGACACCCGCCACGGTCTGTGCCTGTCGGTGAACCACGGCGGCGACTCGGCGGCCACCGGCGCGCTCACGGGCGCCCTGCTCGGCTCGCTCCACGGCGAGACGGCCCTGCCGCCGTCCTGGCTGGCCGAGCTGGAGGGCCGCCCCACCATGCTCGTCCTCGCGGACGACTTCGCGATGGAGATGACCCAGGGCCCGGCCCTGCACGGCCCGGCGGGCT is drawn from Streptomyces liliifuscus and contains these coding sequences:
- a CDS encoding GOLPH3/VPS74 family protein, which encodes MGRSRRTLPEELLLLALDPTTGTTAQPQSLDLGLAGAQLVELALAGRIAPDGDRIAVVAPRPTGDPTLDCALELLRRRGAPVRAVNWIGGPRLGLRQTYLSHLERCGMVHAVAGQMCGVLPTTRYQATDTEISREIRARLDSAIRTGVPPDPRTAALAALAHAVGLGKHLYPGNEGRSSRSRLRDLIRHDPMGGLVAHAVMDVQNGVAAQPRRSPAPAGRQAAPGARPAPEPARGVPMQPRRGSMARAVAH
- a CDS encoding ADP-ribosylglycohydrolase family protein, whose amino-acid sequence is MGATAGAVWGRAEQQDFRSRVRGTLLGAAVGDTLGSPVAGLSMDGIREAHGAQGLTDLAFGHGRRGAVSHLTQLTLFSMDGLIRAQVRRDTGAWHPPTDLHRAYLRWAATQRDWGPDERRKEDGWLAREEWLYARREPPRACLVGLGDEMMGTLDAPKNPDERGPEAAVRSAPFGLLVGWEPQLVMQLAVECAAQTHGHPTAYLSAGAYAVVVHGLARGESLDAAVQRALQLLAGRPGHQPVADALQQALGAVRQGMPTPARVEDLAGAGTAEGLLSVAVYCALVGEDTRHGLCLSVNHGGDSAATGALTGALLGSLHGETALPPSWLAELEGRPTMLVLADDFAMEMTQGPALHGPAGSSPGWLARYPRGYAALAGATPVPAG
- a CDS encoding DUF397 domain-containing protein, which gives rise to MAIKQGATDTWTKSSYSQGNGACVEVKSPVLTALAVRDSKVHEGPTLAFAAGSWNAFVAEVSRGTV
- a CDS encoding helix-turn-helix domain-containing protein, producing MASNVNPTVRRRRLGQELRRLRELKGMTAEEVAERLLVSQSKISRLENGRRSISQRDVRDLCGVYEVEDVRIVDSLMQMAKDSRQQGWWHSFGDIPYSVYIGLETDAASLRVYDPLVVPGLLQTRPYAESLIQGALPEAAPGDIEKRVQVRLRRQERISDLENPLRLWAVLDEAALRRTVGNKQVMIEQLEHLVEMSHVPHVTVQVIPFTMGAHPGVSGQYAILEFPDAADSSVVYIEGVTSDLYLEKANDVQKYSVMYEHLRAQALNADQSREFIADVAKDYATEAMS